The following proteins are encoded in a genomic region of Paenibacillus sp. FSL H3-0469:
- a CDS encoding AAA family ATPase: protein MKRLAILTVGKTHSGKTTFARELEQCLPESVIIDRDDLGEFINTHYESLLPMQGANTLKDALTRTLVDYAVHESEQHIIMCNNYSNREGRLRMLDWFHQKGLVSVLVCFNLPDELLYSRIASSERSTAILRKSKSFDVVLTRQIADSQKVLAQQPTESESEYLFVINDSGEVPGTIQKIVQIARSL from the coding sequence ATGAAGAGGTTAGCAATCCTTACAGTCGGTAAAACGCATAGCGGGAAGACCACATTTGCCAGAGAATTAGAGCAGTGCTTGCCTGAGTCGGTTATTATTGACCGGGATGACCTTGGGGAATTCATCAATACTCATTACGAAAGTCTCCTGCCCATGCAGGGGGCGAATACGCTTAAGGACGCTCTGACCCGAACATTAGTGGATTATGCCGTTCATGAGTCGGAGCAGCACATCATCATGTGTAACAATTACTCCAATAGGGAAGGCCGGCTGCGAATGCTGGATTGGTTTCACCAGAAGGGATTGGTTAGTGTGCTGGTATGTTTCAACCTGCCGGATGAGCTGCTGTATTCGCGTATAGCGAGTAGTGAACGGAGTACAGCTATCCTTAGAAAATCAAAAAGCTTCGATGTAGTGCTGACCCGGCAAATCGCGGATTCACAAAAGGTGCTGGCGCAGCAGCCAACGGAGAGTGAGTCGGAGTATCTGTTTGTAATCAACGACAGCGGCGAAGTACCCGGCACGATTCAGAAGATCGTCCAGATCGCACGGAGCTTATAA
- a CDS encoding anthranilate phosphoribosyltransferase, with protein MINILKEVARGKRGAKDLSYGEAEYAAEAILTRTASPVQIGAFLIAERMKLESLEELEAFVAVCRKYAFREPVHQGIDCAGPYDGRVHSFIATFPTAFLLSAAGLPVTLHGSAGLPPKWGVTLQDIVQASGVDVAVLSRSDAVHAAEASGVLFVKSEQWCPPLGELRGLREDIGMRTIFNTAEKLIDYSCSPFIVFGIFHNTVFERISRLIVKLGYQRGLVVQGVEGSEDLYIDRPNRVYRIQDGAAELDIIDPESLGLEVPVPAEQEWTALRQLRTAEEVLQGGGHMAYYNQTLLNAAARLHAAGRVNSIEEGVYTCKPLLDNGQAWATYQRWQHNLAGRRAASLGQG; from the coding sequence ATGATTAATATTCTGAAGGAAGTTGCCCGCGGCAAACGCGGTGCGAAGGATTTAAGCTACGGGGAAGCCGAATATGCGGCCGAAGCCATACTCACCCGGACCGCTTCGCCGGTGCAGATCGGCGCGTTCCTGATTGCAGAACGCATGAAGCTGGAGAGCCTGGAGGAGCTGGAGGCTTTTGTAGCAGTCTGCCGTAAATACGCCTTCCGTGAGCCTGTTCATCAGGGAATCGACTGCGCCGGTCCGTATGACGGCAGGGTGCATTCCTTCATCGCCACCTTCCCCACGGCCTTTCTGCTGTCAGCCGCAGGTCTGCCGGTTACCTTGCATGGTTCGGCGGGCTTGCCGCCAAAATGGGGGGTTACGCTGCAGGATATCGTTCAGGCCAGCGGAGTAGATGTAGCTGTACTGAGCCGGAGCGATGCGGTTCATGCCGCCGAAGCCAGCGGAGTTCTGTTCGTGAAGTCGGAGCAGTGGTGCCCGCCGCTGGGGGAGCTTCGCGGACTCCGGGAGGACATAGGGATGCGGACGATTTTTAATACGGCGGAGAAGCTGATCGACTATTCCTGTTCACCGTTTATTGTATTCGGGATATTCCATAATACGGTATTCGAGCGGATCTCCAGGCTCATTGTGAAGCTTGGCTATCAGCGGGGGCTGGTGGTGCAGGGCGTGGAAGGCTCGGAGGATCTGTACATTGACCGGCCCAACCGCGTATACCGGATTCAGGACGGTGCGGCGGAGCTGGATATCATCGACCCCGAGTCGCTCGGCCTGGAGGTCCCCGTCCCTGCGGAGCAGGAATGGACGGCTCTGCGGCAGCTCCGTACGGCAGAGGAGGTCCTGCAAGGCGGCGGGCATATGGCCTACTACAACCAGACGCTGCTTAACGCCGCTGCCAGACTTCATGCCGCCGGGCGTGTGAATTCGATTGAGGAAGGCGTCTATACCTGCAAGCCTCTGCTGGATAACGGTCAAGCCTGGGCGACCTACCAGCGCTGGCAGCACAACCTGGCGGGCAGAAGGGCCGCTTCACTCGGGCAGGGTTGA
- a CDS encoding ANTAR domain-containing protein, which translates to MHSLLVIEPAGTENPEEARSSDGPDHILSTCGYVVGTAASPEQAAPFIGDADAFILNLPVTDISHWRTLLVRQRIAPVIWWCTPHTANLSVSACGDDIMVDGILSPAMKPPEIHWTLHFSARQCFERKQWLKEREQLLSRIEERKWIDMAKGILSKAKNISESEAYDLLRKQAMNERKRIVDVATSIVKVYQMLQDQT; encoded by the coding sequence ATGCATTCCCTGCTCGTTATAGAACCTGCTGGAACAGAGAATCCCGAAGAAGCGCGCTCCTCTGATGGGCCTGATCACATCTTAAGCACTTGCGGCTATGTAGTTGGAACCGCGGCGTCACCGGAACAGGCCGCTCCGTTCATCGGCGATGCCGATGCCTTCATTCTTAATCTTCCGGTGACGGATATCAGCCATTGGAGAACCCTGCTGGTACGGCAAAGGATCGCGCCGGTAATCTGGTGGTGTACCCCGCATACCGCTAACCTCTCCGTCTCTGCCTGCGGCGACGATATTATGGTGGACGGCATTCTGTCCCCGGCTATGAAGCCGCCGGAGATTCACTGGACGCTGCATTTCAGTGCCAGGCAATGCTTCGAGCGCAAGCAATGGCTGAAGGAACGGGAGCAGCTGCTCTCCCGGATTGAGGAACGCAAGTGGATCGATATGGCTAAGGGCATTCTGTCCAAGGCCAAGAATATCAGTGAATCGGAAGCCTATGACCTGCTGCGCAAGCAGGCGATGAATGAACGCAAACGAATTGTGGATGTAGCAACCTCCATCGTCAAGGTCTACCAGATGCTGCAGGATCAAACTTAA
- the nirD gene encoding nitrite reductase small subunit NirD yields the protein MTKLLIGNLNEVDIKGSRKLRVGDTEIALFRLSSGEVLAVENKCPHKGGLLSEGMVCGSKVHCPLHDWRIELHTGEVQAPDTGHVTTYEVEVDHATGSLYLTI from the coding sequence ATGACCAAACTGCTAATCGGCAACTTGAATGAGGTGGATATCAAAGGATCACGTAAATTACGGGTAGGCGATACCGAGATTGCCTTGTTCCGGCTAAGCAGCGGAGAGGTGCTGGCTGTAGAGAATAAATGTCCGCACAAGGGCGGGCTGCTCTCGGAAGGCATGGTCTGCGGCTCCAAGGTGCATTGTCCGCTGCATGACTGGCGGATCGAGCTGCATACAGGCGAGGTGCAGGCCCCCGATACGGGACATGTGACCACCTATGAGGTGGAAGTCGATCACGCCACCGGCAGCTTGTACTTAACGATCTAA
- a CDS encoding NUDIX domain-containing protein produces MSNVIDKVAWIYVVDGKVLGARSTGKDTYYFPGGKREPGESDAETLIREIEEELSVQILPETIAEFGSFEAPAHGKAEGILVRMTCLTADFTGELAPASEIEELAWLSYKDKDRVSAVSVIIMDKLREMNLIS; encoded by the coding sequence ATGAGTAATGTAATAGATAAGGTAGCTTGGATCTATGTTGTGGACGGCAAGGTACTGGGCGCGCGTTCCACAGGCAAGGACACCTATTATTTCCCCGGCGGTAAGCGGGAGCCCGGCGAGAGTGATGCCGAGACTCTGATCCGCGAGATTGAGGAGGAGCTGTCGGTCCAGATCCTGCCGGAGACGATTGCAGAGTTCGGAAGCTTCGAGGCCCCGGCCCATGGCAAAGCGGAAGGCATCCTTGTACGGATGACCTGCCTGACCGCAGACTTCACAGGCGAGCTTGCCCCGGCTTCGGAGATTGAAGAGCTGGCATGGTTATCCTATAAGGACAAAGACCGTGTGTCGGCGGTCAGTGTTATCATCATGGACAAGCTGCGGGAGATGAACCTTATCTCCTAA
- the nirB gene encoding nitrite reductase large subunit NirB, whose protein sequence is MTVKRKKLIVVGNGMAGVRAIEHLLKLAPEAYEITIFGTEPYPNYNRIMLSSVLAGGASLDEIVINDLEWYRSFNITLYTGHTVTSINTAARTVNTDKGVTAAYDELILATGSNPFMLPIPGTEKEGVIAFRDIKDTQIMQDVSQKYRKALVIGGGLLGLEAARGLLHLGMDVSVVHIHEYIMERQLDEAASRMLRGELEAQGMKFLLKKQSEAILGKKRVKGLLFADGEMAETDLIVMAVGIKPNVELARSSGIEVNRGIVVNDYMETSLPGIYAVGECAEHRGIAYGLVAPLYEQGAVLAKRLAGAPTEGYAGSVTSTKLKVSGVDVFSAGQYNEQPGTKALRFQDETEGIYKKLVIQDDKLIGAVLFGDTNDGAQLFSMIKKGENIKGREKELLLGLEAGALASPKGNRLEGMPGDEIICGCNGVTKGTIAEAITAGGCTSVGQIKACTKASASCGGCKPLVEGLLQLYAGEAAVTVKEGICGCTTLGRDEIVAEIKRMKLTTVKEVMHVLSWSNEEGCPKCRPSLNYYLGMLWPEEYVDENESRYTNERYHANIQKDGTYSVVPRIYGGVTSPAELIKIAEVAVKYDVPLVKFTGGQRLDLLGVKKEDLPKMWEELDMPSGHAYGKTLRTVKTCVGSTFCRFGTQDALGMGIRLEKAFERLNAPGKVKLAVSGCPRNCAEATIKDFGVVAIDGGWELHVGGNGGVHVRATDLLCVVKTDDEVLEWASAFLQYYREQAGWNERTAQWIERVGLDSIKQALESPEERAALVERIQKTLSLTTDPWKQIVNTPELRKNFEAISLPETV, encoded by the coding sequence ATGACAGTGAAGCGTAAAAAACTGATAGTAGTCGGCAATGGGATGGCGGGGGTCAGAGCCATTGAGCATCTGCTCAAATTGGCGCCGGAGGCTTACGAGATTACGATTTTTGGCACAGAGCCTTATCCCAACTATAACCGTATCATGTTGTCTTCCGTGCTGGCAGGCGGGGCAAGCCTGGATGAAATCGTAATTAATGATCTCGAATGGTACCGCAGCTTCAATATTACCTTATATACGGGACACACAGTGACTTCTATTAACACTGCTGCACGTACAGTCAATACGGATAAAGGAGTTACCGCCGCGTATGACGAGCTGATTCTGGCAACCGGCTCCAATCCCTTCATGCTGCCGATCCCCGGAACAGAGAAAGAGGGCGTCATTGCCTTCCGCGACATCAAGGACACACAAATTATGCAGGACGTCTCGCAAAAATACAGAAAGGCCCTTGTCATCGGCGGCGGCCTGCTCGGACTTGAGGCGGCCAGAGGGCTGCTGCATCTGGGGATGGACGTCTCGGTGGTTCACATCCACGAGTATATTATGGAGCGTCAGCTGGACGAGGCGGCATCCCGGATGCTGCGGGGAGAGCTGGAAGCTCAGGGCATGAAGTTCCTGCTGAAGAAGCAGTCAGAAGCCATTCTCGGCAAAAAGAGGGTCAAAGGCCTGTTGTTCGCAGACGGCGAGATGGCGGAGACCGATCTGATCGTCATGGCGGTCGGCATCAAGCCGAATGTGGAGCTTGCCCGCAGCAGCGGGATTGAGGTGAACCGGGGCATCGTGGTGAATGATTATATGGAGACCAGCCTGCCCGGTATTTACGCCGTCGGGGAGTGTGCAGAGCATCGCGGCATTGCCTACGGCCTGGTAGCCCCGCTATATGAGCAAGGCGCTGTGCTGGCCAAAAGACTGGCAGGCGCTCCCACAGAGGGCTACGCCGGTTCGGTGACCTCGACGAAGCTGAAGGTGTCTGGCGTCGATGTTTTCTCGGCAGGACAGTATAACGAGCAGCCCGGAACGAAAGCGCTCCGGTTCCAGGATGAGACGGAGGGAATCTACAAGAAGCTGGTCATCCAGGATGATAAGCTAATCGGTGCCGTGCTGTTCGGGGATACCAATGACGGCGCGCAGCTCTTCTCAATGATTAAGAAGGGCGAGAATATCAAGGGGCGCGAGAAGGAGCTGCTGCTCGGCCTGGAGGCTGGTGCGCTGGCTTCGCCCAAGGGCAACCGGCTGGAAGGGATGCCGGGTGACGAGATCATCTGCGGGTGCAACGGTGTAACGAAAGGAACCATTGCCGAAGCGATTACCGCCGGCGGCTGCACCAGTGTCGGCCAGATCAAAGCCTGTACCAAAGCATCCGCCTCCTGCGGGGGCTGCAAGCCGCTGGTAGAGGGACTGCTCCAGCTCTATGCCGGAGAGGCGGCCGTTACAGTCAAGGAGGGAATCTGCGGCTGCACGACGCTCGGGCGGGATGAGATTGTCGCCGAGATCAAGCGGATGAAGCTGACCACGGTGAAGGAAGTCATGCATGTATTGTCCTGGAGCAATGAGGAAGGCTGCCCGAAATGCCGCCCTTCGCTGAATTATTACCTGGGTATGCTCTGGCCGGAGGAATATGTGGACGAGAATGAATCCAGATATACAAATGAGCGCTACCATGCCAATATCCAGAAGGACGGAACTTATTCTGTCGTGCCGAGAATCTACGGCGGGGTCACTTCTCCCGCGGAGCTGATCAAGATAGCGGAGGTCGCGGTGAAATACGATGTGCCGCTGGTCAAGTTCACCGGCGGGCAGCGCCTGGATCTGCTGGGCGTGAAAAAGGAGGATCTGCCGAAGATGTGGGAGGAGCTGGATATGCCCTCCGGCCATGCTTACGGCAAAACGCTGCGCACCGTAAAGACCTGCGTAGGCTCCACCTTCTGCCGGTTCGGGACCCAGGATGCGCTGGGGATGGGGATTCGGCTGGAGAAGGCTTTTGAACGGCTGAATGCTCCGGGGAAGGTGAAGCTGGCCGTATCCGGGTGTCCGCGCAACTGTGCGGAAGCGACAATCAAGGACTTCGGGGTGGTGGCGATAGACGGCGGCTGGGAGCTGCATGTCGGCGGCAACGGCGGCGTACATGTCCGGGCGACCGATCTGCTCTGCGTGGTGAAGACCGATGATGAGGTTCTGGAATGGGCAAGCGCGTTCCTGCAGTATTACCGCGAGCAAGCCGGATGGAATGAGCGGACTGCACAGTGGATCGAGCGCGTGGGTCTGGACAGCATCAAGCAGGCGCTGGAATCCCCGGAGGAACGGGCGGCGCTGGTGGAGAGAATTCAGAAGACGCTCAGCCTGACTACTGATCCATGGAAGCAGATTGTGAATACCCCGGAGCTGCGCAAGAATTTTGAGGCGATCTCGTTACCCGAGACGGTCTAA
- a CDS encoding DMT family transporter: MRGIIFAFLAGACITLQGVANARISQDIGTWQAATITQLTGFIMALAIALVVRDGKKHGFRKVHPLYISGGGLAAFVIFSEVTAIQNIGVTLTISALLIAQLCLTFIIDIRGWFGVVRQKMKLPQFIGIGMMILGVVVLKF; encoded by the coding sequence ATGAGAGGGATCATATTCGCATTTTTGGCCGGGGCCTGCATTACGCTTCAGGGGGTAGCCAATGCCAGAATCAGCCAGGATATCGGCACGTGGCAGGCGGCAACCATTACCCAGCTTACCGGATTCATTATGGCGTTAGCGATAGCGCTGGTGGTACGGGACGGCAAAAAGCACGGCTTCCGCAAGGTACATCCGCTATACATCAGCGGGGGTGGTCTGGCCGCCTTCGTGATTTTCAGTGAGGTAACGGCCATTCAGAACATCGGGGTTACGCTTACGATCTCGGCGCTGCTGATTGCCCAGCTCTGCCTGACGTTTATCATTGACATCAGGGGCTGGTTCGGAGTCGTCCGGCAGAAAATGAAGCTGCCACAGTTTATCGGCATCGGGATGATGATTCTCGGAGTAGTTGTACTGAAGTTCTAA
- a CDS encoding formate/nitrite transporter family protein: MDYVKPGEVLGSMIEAGKNKAELGIMQLIVRGGLGGAILACATTLAFTAAAQTKIPMVGAILFPVGFVMIILLGLELVTGSFALIPLAVLEKQTTLGRMLGNYFWVILGHLIGCAVYAALYGLTITKMGTDLSNPMVQTLITASEGKTTAYQSLGAEGLGLAFIKAMLCNWMVTLGAVMAMTSRSTSGKILAMWLPILTFFGQGFEHTVVNFFVIPAGMMLGANVTMADWWIWNGIPVLLGNFAGGLLLTGLLFYLSQKGSRPGTSAAAELPGRGEAGLPGTPVLEKSL; this comes from the coding sequence ATGGACTATGTCAAACCAGGCGAAGTGCTGGGCTCCATGATTGAAGCGGGAAAAAACAAAGCGGAACTGGGCATCATGCAGCTCATTGTCCGCGGCGGTCTCGGCGGTGCCATTCTGGCCTGTGCAACTACACTGGCCTTCACCGCTGCGGCACAAACCAAGATCCCTATGGTGGGCGCCATTCTTTTTCCGGTAGGCTTCGTGATGATTATTCTCCTCGGGCTGGAGCTGGTTACCGGCAGCTTCGCCTTGATTCCGCTGGCCGTGCTGGAGAAGCAGACCACCTTAGGACGCATGCTCGGGAACTATTTCTGGGTCATACTCGGGCATTTGATCGGGTGTGCGGTCTATGCCGCATTATACGGGCTGACGATTACGAAGATGGGGACCGATCTGTCGAACCCCATGGTGCAGACGCTGATTACGGCAAGTGAAGGGAAGACGACGGCTTATCAGAGTCTGGGGGCCGAGGGACTTGGGCTGGCCTTCATCAAGGCGATGCTCTGCAACTGGATGGTTACGCTGGGGGCTGTCATGGCGATGACCTCAAGATCCACCTCCGGCAAAATCCTCGCCATGTGGCTGCCGATCCTGACCTTCTTCGGCCAGGGCTTCGAGCATACGGTCGTCAATTTCTTCGTCATTCCGGCGGGAATGATGCTTGGAGCGAATGTGACTATGGCGGACTGGTGGATCTGGAACGGTATTCCGGTGTTGCTTGGCAACTTCGCCGGAGGGCTGCTGCTCACGGGGCTGTTATTCTACTTATCGCAAAAAGGCAGCAGACCTGGAACTTCTGCGGCAGCAGAGCTTCCGGGACGCGGAGAAGCGGGGCTGCCGGGCACACCTGTCCTGGAGAAAAGCCTATGA
- a CDS encoding translation factor GTPase family protein — MNITVGLLAHVDAGKTTFAEQLLYHTEAIRSRGRVDHQDTFLDTHEIEKARGITVFADQAEFTYKDARYFLLDTPGHVDFSPEMERCLQVLDYAVVILSAVEGVESHTETLWQLLRQHRIPTLFFINKTDRAGSDPERVLEEIRQLLSGDALLLPEQPEAAWTEEMKAFLAEREETLLEPYLEGRLTDSDCRSALRSMVKRGEIFPCMQGSALLDRGVSEFLEMLDALTFTEYDHTLPFAGRVFKIRHDARGTRITYIKALQGVLKNRESLAYGPEAEQTSERITGIRKYNGNAYSAADWAAAGELFAVVGLSSVLPGAGVGALQDAQGSGLIPTLKSKVLFKPPVHLKELMYAFGQLGAEDPSLNVSWDEELQELHIHVMGGIQLEILEQIVAERFQLKISFGPPEILYKETIAGTVYGCGHFEPLGHYAEVHLMLEGGERGSGITFMNRCHPDDLAAGYQHQIEQHLLESGHHGLLTGSPLTDLKITLLTGRAHNKHTSGGDFREAAYRALRQGLEQAENLLLEPVYDLKIRIDPDDVGKVMSDIQQAGGRFHPPDISPSKAVITGTVPAASFMNYGVRLAAMTQGKGSMSLRVAGYEPCHQTGAVVEQRNYNKNADPAYSSASIFCAKGEGYAVPWGEAGQHMHIQAASRNGYTVLKRAVPFQRDVEGKVQTNNE, encoded by the coding sequence ATGAATATAACTGTCGGACTGCTCGCCCATGTAGATGCCGGGAAGACGACCTTCGCCGAGCAGCTGCTCTACCATACCGAAGCCATCCGCAGCAGGGGGCGTGTGGACCATCAGGATACGTTCCTGGATACCCATGAGATTGAAAAAGCACGCGGGATCACCGTCTTCGCCGATCAGGCAGAGTTCACCTATAAGGATGCCCGCTATTTCCTGCTGGATACGCCGGGCCATGTCGATTTCTCCCCGGAGATGGAGCGCTGTCTGCAAGTGCTGGACTATGCAGTGGTGATTCTCAGCGCGGTGGAGGGAGTAGAGAGCCACACCGAAACGCTCTGGCAGCTGCTGCGCCAGCACCGGATTCCGACCCTGTTCTTCATTAACAAAACCGACCGTGCAGGGAGTGACCCTGAGCGGGTCCTGGAAGAGATCCGGCAGCTGCTTAGCGGCGATGCCTTGCTGTTGCCGGAGCAGCCGGAAGCTGCGTGGACCGAGGAGATGAAAGCGTTCCTTGCCGAACGCGAGGAGACGCTGCTGGAACCTTATCTTGAAGGCAGGCTGACGGACAGCGATTGCCGCAGTGCGCTGAGGTCTATGGTGAAGCGCGGAGAGATTTTTCCGTGTATGCAGGGCTCTGCGCTGCTGGACCGCGGGGTGAGTGAATTTCTGGAGATGCTGGATGCGCTCACGTTCACGGAGTACGATCATACACTGCCTTTTGCCGGGAGGGTCTTTAAGATCCGCCACGATGCCAGAGGTACCCGCATCACCTACATCAAAGCGCTGCAGGGCGTCCTGAAGAATCGCGAGAGCTTGGCTTATGGACCCGAAGCGGAACAAACCTCCGAACGGATTACCGGAATACGCAAGTATAACGGTAACGCTTATAGCGCCGCTGACTGGGCTGCCGCCGGGGAGTTGTTCGCGGTTGTCGGCCTAAGCTCCGTGCTGCCGGGTGCTGGAGTGGGCGCACTTCAGGACGCGCAGGGGAGCGGACTGATTCCCACCTTGAAATCCAAGGTGCTCTTCAAGCCGCCCGTGCACCTGAAGGAGCTAATGTATGCCTTCGGACAGCTCGGCGCGGAAGATCCGTCACTGAATGTAAGCTGGGATGAAGAGCTCCAGGAGCTGCATATTCATGTGATGGGCGGGATACAGCTTGAGATTCTGGAGCAGATCGTAGCAGAGCGGTTTCAGCTTAAAATCTCGTTTGGCCCGCCGGAGATTCTTTACAAGGAGACCATTGCCGGTACGGTCTATGGCTGCGGGCATTTCGAGCCGCTAGGCCACTACGCCGAGGTTCATCTGATGCTTGAGGGAGGGGAACGCGGGAGCGGGATCACGTTCATGAACCGCTGCCACCCGGATGATCTCGCGGCAGGCTACCAGCATCAGATTGAGCAGCATCTGCTGGAGAGCGGCCATCACGGCCTGCTGACCGGTTCCCCGCTGACGGATCTGAAGATCACCTTGCTTACAGGAAGGGCGCATAATAAGCACACGAGCGGCGGCGATTTCCGGGAAGCGGCTTACCGCGCCTTGCGCCAGGGGCTGGAGCAGGCAGAGAATCTGCTGCTGGAGCCGGTCTACGACCTGAAGATCCGGATAGATCCGGACGATGTGGGAAAGGTTATGAGTGATATTCAGCAAGCCGGAGGCCGCTTCCATCCCCCGGATATTTCACCGTCCAAGGCGGTAATTACGGGCACAGTTCCGGCGGCAAGCTTCATGAATTACGGGGTGAGACTGGCGGCGATGACGCAGGGCAAGGGATCGATGTCACTCCGAGTGGCCGGATATGAGCCCTGCCACCAGACCGGGGCGGTGGTGGAGCAGCGTAATTATAATAAAAATGCAGACCCGGCCTACTCCTCGGCGTCTATTTTTTGCGCCAAGGGTGAGGGGTATGCTGTGCCCTGGGGAGAGGCCGGACAGCATATGCATATTCAAGCAGCAAGCAGGAACGGGTACACTGTTCTTAAACGGGCAGTTCCGTTTCAGCGTGACGTAGAAGGAAAGGTGCAGACTAACAATGAGTAA
- a CDS encoding aldo/keto reductase, whose amino-acid sequence MKYRELGNTGLSVSEVSFGTWAIGGDWGSSKDEDGLRGLQAAMEQGVNFFDTADVYGGGHAEELLAKATRGKQDEIHIATKFCRAGDIHDPENYSARRISEYCEQSLRRLEREAIDLYQIHCPPIEILRNGSVFAALDQLKAEGKIRHYGVSVETIEEGLLCLEYPGVAALQVIFNLFRQQPAQELLPQAAAKGAGILVRLPLASGLLTGKFTASSTFQENDHRKFNANGEQFNVGETFAGLPFGKGVELAQKLDWIAEGRGNMARASMRWILDHPAVSCVIPGFKNEAQVNDNLATLDVPSFSAGDMERLAAFYQSEVVPHIRGEV is encoded by the coding sequence ATGAAATATCGCGAGCTGGGAAATACAGGTCTGTCTGTCAGTGAAGTCAGCTTTGGCACTTGGGCGATTGGCGGGGATTGGGGCAGCAGCAAGGATGAGGACGGGCTGAGAGGCTTGCAGGCAGCGATGGAGCAGGGCGTGAATTTCTTCGATACGGCAGATGTCTATGGCGGCGGCCATGCGGAGGAGCTGCTCGCCAAGGCGACCCGGGGGAAGCAGGATGAGATACATATCGCCACAAAGTTCTGCCGCGCCGGAGATATCCATGACCCGGAGAATTACTCCGCGCGCCGGATTAGCGAGTACTGTGAGCAGAGCCTGCGGCGTCTGGAGCGGGAAGCGATTGATCTGTATCAGATTCACTGTCCGCCGATTGAGATTCTGCGCAATGGCAGTGTATTCGCAGCGCTGGACCAATTGAAGGCCGAGGGTAAAATCCGTCACTACGGCGTCAGCGTTGAGACTATCGAGGAGGGCTTGCTCTGCCTGGAGTATCCGGGAGTTGCGGCACTTCAGGTGATCTTCAATTTGTTCCGCCAGCAGCCGGCACAGGAGCTGTTGCCGCAGGCTGCGGCCAAGGGTGCAGGCATTCTGGTGCGCCTGCCGCTGGCCAGCGGTCTGTTGACCGGCAAGTTCACGGCGTCCAGTACCTTCCAGGAGAACGACCACCGGAAGTTCAATGCGAACGGGGAGCAGTTCAATGTGGGCGAGACCTTTGCCGGACTGCCTTTTGGTAAGGGTGTAGAGCTGGCGCAGAAGCTGGATTGGATCGCTGAAGGACGCGGCAATATGGCCCGGGCCTCGATGCGCTGGATTCTGGACCATCCAGCCGTCAGCTGTGTGATTCCGGGCTTCAAGAATGAGGCTCAGGTGAACGATAATCTGGCCACACTGGATGTACCCTCCTTCAGCGCAGGGGATATGGAGCGCCTGGCTGCCTTTTACCAATCAGAGGTGGTTCCGCATATCCGTGGAGAGGTGTAG
- a CDS encoding DMT family transporter, with amino-acid sequence MLTGLVLALIAGALVSLQNIFNAKVNEHTGSWSTTTLVLGMGFAASLVMGLIMEGKNMFTLQHMQPWYWLSGMIGVGVVICLVQATRILGATYAISIVLTAQLGFALLWDSLGWLGLAKVPFSFNQLIGVLIIVGGILVFKLGGTSDAKDPAGAPGSGKPQGALHTD; translated from the coding sequence ATGTTAACAGGGTTAGTACTTGCACTGATCGCGGGCGCGCTGGTCAGCTTACAGAATATTTTCAACGCCAAGGTTAATGAGCACACGGGCTCCTGGTCGACCACTACACTGGTGCTGGGCATGGGCTTCGCCGCCTCCCTCGTCATGGGGCTGATTATGGAAGGGAAGAATATGTTCACGCTGCAACACATGCAGCCTTGGTACTGGTTAAGCGGAATGATCGGCGTGGGGGTCGTAATCTGCCTGGTCCAGGCCACCAGAATCCTTGGCGCCACCTATGCCATTTCAATTGTACTAACTGCCCAGCTCGGCTTCGCCTTGCTCTGGGATTCACTGGGCTGGCTGGGCCTGGCAAAGGTTCCATTCTCGTTCAACCAGCTAATCGGCGTGCTGATTATCGTAGGCGGGATATTGGTGTTCAAGCTGGGCGGCACAAGCGATGCCAAAGATCCCGCCGGTGCCCCCGGTTCCGGCAAGCCGCAGGGGGCCCTGCATACGGATTAA